The Polyangium aurulentum genomic interval GATGCACCCGATGATCTCGTTCGCCTCGCCGAAGCTCACGCCCTCGCTCGTGCGCGGGCAGCTCCATGTCGACGGCGATCCGGCGGCGGAGCGTGCTGCGACGTCGCTCGGCAAGCGGATCGGGATGACGCCGCGCACGATCCGCGGGCTCGATCGGGTCGCGTATCACGCGGCGGCGGGGCTCGTGGCGAACGGGGCGGCGGCGCTCGCGGCGGGCGGGGTGGATCTGCTCGAGCGGGCGGGGGTCGATCGTCGGACGGCGGCGGCGATGCTGGGGCCGCTCCTGCGCAGCGTCGCGGACAACGTGGAGGCGATGGGTTTGCCGGAGGCGCTGACGGGCCCGGTGCGTCGGGGCGACGCGACCGGCGTCGGGCGGCACCTCGAGACCTTGCGGAAGCTCGCGCCGCACGTCGTGCCGCTGTACGTGGCCGCGTCGCAATTGCAATTGCCGCTGGCGCGCGCGCTCGGGGAGGCGGCGGCGGAGGGTTTCGACGGGATCGAGCTCGTCTTGAAGGGGGAGCATGGAGCGAGCGCTGCTATTCGAGGGGTGCCCTGAGCCGCTGGCGATTGTCGTCGGGGATGTGATTCGCGAGAAAAACCCGGCGTGGATCGAGGCGGTCGGGCAGGGCGCTTCGGTGGTGGCGTGCTTCGCGCCGGAGGATGAAGCGGCCGTTCGTTCGGCAATCGCGAAGGCGGCCTTTGCGCGGGTCACGTTCGAGGCGCGGCTCGGCGCGGGCCCGCATTCCGGGGCGTCGATGCGGTGCGTCGTCTGGTCTGCCGGTGGCGAGGCCTGCTGCCTCCGGCTCGACGGCCCGGCGCTCGCCCCTGCGGCCGAGATTGCGCGCTCGAAGGACAAGGCCCTGCGCTGGATATTCGACCAGATCGACGCGACCCTGTGGACGATCCTGCACGACGGCACGCTCGCGCTTTCGGAGGGCAATGCGCTGAAGCGCTACGGCATGCGCCCCGGCGACCATGTCGGGAGCAACGCATGGGAGCTCTTCACGCCGGAGAGCCAGACGGCGAGGACGGCGCGGCGGGTGCTCTCGGGCGAGCCTGTGCACGACGCCTATGCCGAGGAAGATCAATACTGGGTGCAATATGGTCACCCGCTCCGCGGCGAGGATGGCGAGGTGTTCGCCCACATCGGGCTGGCCCTCGCGATGACCGAGAACATAAAGCAGGTACGCTATTCCCAGGAGCTTCTGCGCATCGTCAACGAATTGCCCATGGTCGTCTGGTCGATGAGGGTGGACGGCACCTGCACGCTCTCGGCAGGGAAGGGGCTCGATCGATTCGGGCTCGTTCCCGGCGAGCTGGTCGGCACGAACCTGTTCGAGTATTTCAAGGACGATCCGTTCATCCTCGCCGATTATCGGCGCGCGCTCGAGAAGGAGTCGTTCGCGAGCGAGCACGAATACAAGGGTGACATGTGGCGCAACGTCTATCACCCGGCGATCGACGGAAAGGGCAACGTGATCGGCGTGTTCGCGGTGTGCGAGGACGTCACGGAGCGGACGCGCGACGAGCGGCGCATTCGCGAGCAGCTCGCGCTGATCCAGATGCAGAAGCGCTCGATCGATCAGCTCGTCAGCCCGGTCCTCGAGGTCTGGCAGGGCGTGCTGGTGGTCCCGCTGATCGGTGATCTCGGTGAGGAGCGCGCGGCCGTGGTGACCGAGCGGCTGCTCGGCGACGTGGTCCGTCACGCTGCGAGCTTCGCCATTCTCGACCTGACGGGGATCGACATGGTCGATACCAACACGGCGCAGCACCTCTTCAATATCATGCGCGCCGTGGATCTGCTGGGTTGCAGGGCATTGGTGTCCGGTGTCCGGCCCAGCGTGGCGACGACGATGGTGTCGCTCGGGCTCGAGGTCCCCACCGGCCGTACCTATTCGACGCTGGCGGACGCGCTGCGTCGGTGCATGCGGTCGGTCGAGCTGCGGGGGCGCTGACAGTCCGGCGCGAATTTTCGGCCCCTGGCTCGGCACCCTTCGGCGTAGAATCCTTCGCACGTAGCCGGAGCGTGCATGGATCGAACCCGTTGCTTCGATGGTTGCCCGGATCCCCTCGCGGTCGTCGTCGGAGGCGTCATTCGCGAGCAAAACCCTGCATGGACGGAGGCGATCGGGCCCGCCTCCTCGCTCGAGGCGTGCTTTGCGCCCGAGGCTCATGCGGCCCTTCGTTCGGCCCTCGCACAGGCCGCGTCCGGGCCGGTTCGTTTCGAGGCGCGGCTCGCCGTGGGCGGGCAACGCGGGGCGTCGATGCGGTGCACTCTATGGTCCGCCGATGGAGAGGGCCATTACCTGCGGCTCGACGGTCCAATGCCCGCCGCTTCCGCTCCTTCCGCCTCTGCCGCCGAGATCGCTCGGTCGAAAGAGAAAGCCTTGCTCTGGATCTTCGAGCGGATGGAGGTGACCCTCTGGGTGATCGCGCGCGACGGGACCATTCTCCTCTCGGAGGGCGGGGCGCTGGCGCGCTATGGGCTGCAGCCTGGCGAGCTCGTTGGGCAGAATTCCTTCCAGATCTACCCGCCGGAGAGTCACGGCGCGAAGACCACCGATCGGGTGCTCGCCGGTGAATGCGTGCGAACCGCCTATGCCGAGGACGAGCAGACCTGGGTGCAAGAATGCCACCCTCTGCGCGACGAGGACGGTGAGGTCTACGCCCAGGTTGGCCTGGCCCTCGCGATGAGCGATTACGCAGGGCAGCTGCGCCAGGCCCAGCTCCTCATGCGAATCGTGAACGAATTGCCCCTGATCGTCTGGGCGATGCGGTCGGACGGCATCTGCACGCTCTCCGCCGGCAAGGATCTCGCGAAGTTCGGCCTCGCGCCCGGCGCTCTGGTCGGCAAGGACATGTACGACCGCTACATGTACCATCCCCCGAGCCTCGACGCTTTCCGCCGCGCGCTGGGCGGCGAGGCGTTCACGAGCGAGGACGAATTCGAGGGCGGCATCTGGCGCAACAGCTATTACACCGCCATCGACGGCAAGGGCGACGTGACGGGCCTGTTCGCGGTCTCCGAGGAAATCACGGAGCGGGCGCGGGACGAGCGGCGCATGCGCGAGCAGCTCGCGCTGATCCAGGCGCAGAAGCAGGCCATCGACCAGCTCGTGAGCCCGGTGCTCGAGGTCTGGCGGGGTGTGCTCGTGGTGCCGCTGATCGGCGAGATCGGCGCGGAGCGGGCGTCGGTGGTGACCGAGCGGCTGCTCGGCGACGTGGTCCGTCACGTGGCGAGCTTCGCCATTCTGGATCTGACGGGGATCGAGACCGTCGACGATAACGCGGCTCAGCACCTGTTCAACATCATGCGGGGCGTGGACCTGCTGGGCTGCACGGCATTGATATCCGGCATCCGGCCGAGCGTGGCCTCGACGATGGTGTCGCTCGGGCTGGAGATCCCGAAAGGGCGAACGTTTTCGACGCTGGCGGAGGCGCTGCGGCGGTGTATGCGGTCGGCGGAGGCGCGGAGGGGCTGACGCGCGGGCTTCGACGCGAGCGCGCGAGGATTTTTGTCAATGAATTGAAGGTTCATGCCATCATGACGACAGGGAGGGAGCGTCCATGGATCGATCGCCGTTCTTCGATGGTTGCCCGGATCCCCTCGCCGTCGTCGTCGGAGACGTCATTCAAAGTCAAAACCCCGCCTGGGGGGCGGCGGTCGGTCCTGCTTCCTCGTTGCTCGCGTGCTTCGCGCCCGAGGACCATGTGGCCGTTCGTTCGGCCCTCGCGGAGGCGCCATCCGGGCCGGTTCACCTCGAATTGCGGCTCGCCGTAGGTCCGCATCGCGGGGCTTCGATGCGGTGCGCTCTGTGGTCCGCGGGCGGCGAGGTCCGCTGCCTGCGGCTCGAGGGTCCAATGCCCGCCGCTGCCGCGCCCGCCCCCGCCGATATCGTCCGATCGAAGGAAAAGGCCATGCTATGGCTCCTGGACGAGATGGATGCCGCCCTGTGGTCGATCGCGCGCGACGGGACCATTTGCCTCTCCGAAGGCCCGGCGCTGTGGCGCTATGGCCTGCGCCCCGGTCAGATGGTGGGATGTAACGCCTTCCAGATCTACCCGCCGGACACCCAGGCCGCGAGGACGACGCGGCGGGTCCTCGGCGGGCAGCCGGTGCGAGACGTATACGCCGAGGAGGAGCAATACTGGGCGCAGCACTGCTATCCGCTCCGCGGCGACGACGGCGAGGTCTTTGCCCTCGTCGGTCTGGCCCTGGCGATGACCGACAACGTGGCGGAGCTCCGCCAGGCCCAGCACCTCTTGCGGATCGTGAATGAATTGCCGCTGGTCGTATGGGCCATGAAGGCGGACGGCATTTGCACGCTCTCCGCCGGAAAGGGCCTCGCGCAGCTCGCGCTCGCGCCCGGGGAGCTGGTCGGCCGCAACATGTTCGAGCTTTACGAACACGAGCCGCGGACCCTCGACGCGCTCCGGCGCACGCTGGGCGGGGAGTCGTTCACGAGGGAGGAAGACTACAACGGCAGCATCTGGCGCACCACCTATTACACCGCCATTGACGGCAAGGGCGACGTGACGGGCCTGTTCGCGATCTCCGAGGACGTCTCGGAGCGGGCGCGCGCCGAGCGGCGCATCCGAGAGCAGCTCGCGCTGATCCAGGCGCAGAAGCATGCCATCGACCAGCTCGTGAGCCCTGTCCTCGAGGTTTGGCGCGGCGTGCTCGTGGTGCCGCTGATCGGCGAGATTGGCGCGGATCGGGCGGCCGTGGTGACCGAGCGGCTGCTCGGCGACGTGGTCCGTCACGCGGCGCGCTTCGCGATTCTGGATCTGACGGGGATCGACACCGTCGACGCCCATGCGGCGCAGCACCTGTTCGACATCATGCGCGGCGTGGACCTGCTGGGCTGCACGGCATTGGTGTCCGGTATCCGGCCGAGCGTGGCGACGACGATGGTGTCGCTCGGGATCGACGTCCCGAAAGGGCGGACTTTTTCGACGCTGGCGGAGGCGCTGCGCCGGTGTATGCGGTCGGTCGAGGTGCGGGGGGGCTGAGGCGCGACGTTCGAGGCGAGCGGGCGGGGGATCATGACGGCGCCTGGGGCCGTTCGACCCCTTGCTCGGCGCCCCCTCGCGTAGAATGCTCGCGCGCAGGGGGGCGCTTGCCTATGGAGCGTCCATGGATCGATCGCTGTTCTTCGATGGTTGCCCGGATCCCCTCGCTGTCGTCGTCGGGGACGTCATTCAGGAGCAAAACCCCGCGTGGGGCGAGGCGATCGGTCCTGCGCCCTCGCTGCTCGCGTGCTTCGCGCCCGAGGATCATGCGGCCGTTCGTTCGGCCTTCGCGGAGGCTGCGTCCGGCCCGGTTCGCTTCGAGTCGCGGCTCGCCGTGGGCCCGCACGGCGGGGCTTCGATGCGGTGCACCCTGTGGTCCGCGGGCGGAGAAACCCGCTGCCTGCGGCTCGAAGGTCCAATGCCCGCCGCTGCTGCTGCCGCCCCCGCCGATATCGTCCGATCCAAGGAAAAGGCCCTTCTCTGGCTGTTCGGCGAAATGGA includes:
- a CDS encoding Rossmann-like and DUF2520 domain-containing protein, with translation MATQSRVFIFGAGKVGAGLGRALERAGYAVTLRAKRLGLPKRPIDASFVILAVRDRDLGPVAEEMRARGLVGHRKVTVVHCAGALGPEPLAVLRSAKVSVAQMHPMISFASPKLTPSLVRGQLHVDGDPAAERAATSLGKRIGMTPRTIRGLDRVAYHAAAGLVANGAAALAAGGVDLLERAGVDRRTAAAMLGPLLRSVADNVEAMGLPEALTGPVRRGDATGVGRHLETLRKLAPHVVPLYVAASQLQLPLARALGEAAAEGFDGIELVLKGEHGASAAIRGVP
- a CDS encoding PAS domain-containing protein → MERALLFEGCPEPLAIVVGDVIREKNPAWIEAVGQGASVVACFAPEDEAAVRSAIAKAAFARVTFEARLGAGPHSGASMRCVVWSAGGEACCLRLDGPALAPAAEIARSKDKALRWIFDQIDATLWTILHDGTLALSEGNALKRYGMRPGDHVGSNAWELFTPESQTARTARRVLSGEPVHDAYAEEDQYWVQYGHPLRGEDGEVFAHIGLALAMTENIKQVRYSQELLRIVNELPMVVWSMRVDGTCTLSAGKGLDRFGLVPGELVGTNLFEYFKDDPFILADYRRALEKESFASEHEYKGDMWRNVYHPAIDGKGNVIGVFAVCEDVTERTRDERRIREQLALIQMQKRSIDQLVSPVLEVWQGVLVVPLIGDLGEERAAVVTERLLGDVVRHAASFAILDLTGIDMVDTNTAQHLFNIMRAVDLLGCRALVSGVRPSVATTMVSLGLEVPTGRTYSTLADALRRCMRSVELRGR
- a CDS encoding STAS domain-containing protein — protein: MDRTRCFDGCPDPLAVVVGGVIREQNPAWTEAIGPASSLEACFAPEAHAALRSALAQAASGPVRFEARLAVGGQRGASMRCTLWSADGEGHYLRLDGPMPAASAPSASAAEIARSKEKALLWIFERMEVTLWVIARDGTILLSEGGALARYGLQPGELVGQNSFQIYPPESHGAKTTDRVLAGECVRTAYAEDEQTWVQECHPLRDEDGEVYAQVGLALAMSDYAGQLRQAQLLMRIVNELPLIVWAMRSDGICTLSAGKDLAKFGLAPGALVGKDMYDRYMYHPPSLDAFRRALGGEAFTSEDEFEGGIWRNSYYTAIDGKGDVTGLFAVSEEITERARDERRMREQLALIQAQKQAIDQLVSPVLEVWRGVLVVPLIGEIGAERASVVTERLLGDVVRHVASFAILDLTGIETVDDNAAQHLFNIMRGVDLLGCTALISGIRPSVASTMVSLGLEIPKGRTFSTLAEALRRCMRSAEARRG
- a CDS encoding STAS domain-containing protein; the protein is MDRSPFFDGCPDPLAVVVGDVIQSQNPAWGAAVGPASSLLACFAPEDHVAVRSALAEAPSGPVHLELRLAVGPHRGASMRCALWSAGGEVRCLRLEGPMPAAAAPAPADIVRSKEKAMLWLLDEMDAALWSIARDGTICLSEGPALWRYGLRPGQMVGCNAFQIYPPDTQAARTTRRVLGGQPVRDVYAEEEQYWAQHCYPLRGDDGEVFALVGLALAMTDNVAELRQAQHLLRIVNELPLVVWAMKADGICTLSAGKGLAQLALAPGELVGRNMFELYEHEPRTLDALRRTLGGESFTREEDYNGSIWRTTYYTAIDGKGDVTGLFAISEDVSERARAERRIREQLALIQAQKHAIDQLVSPVLEVWRGVLVVPLIGEIGADRAAVVTERLLGDVVRHAARFAILDLTGIDTVDAHAAQHLFDIMRGVDLLGCTALVSGIRPSVATTMVSLGIDVPKGRTFSTLAEALRRCMRSVEVRGG